In one Musa acuminata AAA Group cultivar baxijiao chromosome BXJ2-5, Cavendish_Baxijiao_AAA, whole genome shotgun sequence genomic region, the following are encoded:
- the LOC103983944 gene encoding uncharacterized protein LOC103983944, giving the protein MYGKRASQLLKDQACCENGQFTPFNSDLFDQVISECNEHSLQLQSLIRKIEEQNLDMQTTRNEDHFGAVIHHLSLVRNKRCLMAYMYNRAEIIRGLRWKVGPVLPQEIQEKLNYSEEEYFKNHSAAIEAYMSEMDLDLTVDMVPPKDPYIRVRVLDDIGEVCLDDHSISLAKHSLHFLRRTDAEPFISQGLMEEFLE; this is encoded by the exons ATGTATGGGAAACGTGCATCCCAGCTTTTAAAAGATCAAGCATGCTGTGAAAATGGACAGTTTACTCCATTTAAT AGTGATTTATTTGATCAAGTTATTAGTGAATGCAATGAGCACAGCCTTCAGCTCCAGTCATTAATCAG GAAAATTGAGGAGCAGAACTTAGATATGCAAACAACCAGAAATGAAGATCACTTTGGCGCAGTCATCCACCACCTTTCTTTGGTTCGCAATAAACGCTGTCTCATGGCTTACAT GTATAATCGGGCAGAGATCATTCGGGGTTTGAGATGGAAAGTTGGCCCTGTGCTTCCCCAAGAAAttcaagaaaaattaaattattcagaAGAAGAATATTTCAAAAATCACTCGGCAGCCATAGAGGCCTACATGTCTGAGATGGACCTAGATTTGACTGTG GATATGGTTCCTCCCAAAGACCCCTATATTCGAGTTAGGGTGCTTGATGATATAGGTGAAGTCTGCCTTGATGACCATTCGATCTCTCTTGCCAAGCACTCACTGCATTTTCTTAGGCGTACTGATGCTGAACCATTTATCTCACAG GGTCTAATGGAAGAGTTTCTGGAATGA
- the LOC103983946 gene encoding RING-H2 finger protein ATL13-like: MEWAFRPLAVLSPPPPPLLPPAVDFENRFSPSIFLIVMLLAVIFFVSGLLHLLARHLLRPINREPEDMNNVTALQGQLQQLFRLHDAGVDQSFIDTLPVFLYKAIIGVKDPFDCAVCLSEFEADDKLRLLPKCSHAFHLDCIDTWLLSHSTCPLCRRSLFGNISPTTSCSPIVLVLGSGSESPRESGSGRGVSVPDSNLGPVGDDGYGPSMSDTLRKPVEVATEEEGGKAVAVSEASRTEVAPVKLGKFRSVDVDVTVGEGDCAANSNLDQRRCFSMGSYEYVVDDNSLLKVPIDPPKKPSIKKPECDCHSRREGSKGLLAPRATEFRDDGGNSGMSSNLHVKQCFSVSKIWLRSKEKSMADDDTTRRAFSFRLPLRQATTDESKLKSYASPATTTSEFNVSAWEKKSSSEVDLDEEIGSSKHGSVVSGAEESPSFARRTLLWLAGRQNKVGNHI; this comes from the coding sequence ATGGAGTGGGCATTTCGTCCGTTAGCAGTCCtctcaccaccgccaccaccgctTCTTCCTCCTGCTGTTGATTTCGAGAATCGGTTCAGTCCTAGTATCTTTCTGATAGTGATGCTACTAGCAGTCATCTTCTTCGTCTCTGGGCTGCTCCACCTCCTTGCGAGGCACCTCCTGAGACCTATCAACAGGGAGCCCGAAGACATGAACAATGTTACAGCGCTCCAAGGCCAGCTGCAGCAACTGTTCCGTCTCCATGATGCCGGGGTGGACCAGTCCTTCATAGACACCCTCCCAGTCTTCCTCTACAAAGCCATCATAGGCGTCAAGGACCCGTTCGATTGTGCTGTGTGCCTCTCTGAGTTCGAGGCTGATGACAAGCTCCGGCTGCTCCCAAAGTGCAGCCATGCCTTCCATCTGGACTGTATAGATACTTGGCTCCTATCCCACTCCACCTGTCCTCTTTGCAGAAGAAGCTTGTTCGGTAACATCTCTCCGACCACCAGTTGTAGTCCCATAGTCCTTGTTCTCGGGTCTGGAAGTGAGAGCCCACGAGAGTCTGGCTCTGGGAGGGGAGTCTCTGTCCCTGATTCTAACCTTGGTCCTGTTGGTGATGATGGCTATGGTCCTTCCATGAGCGACACTTTGCGTAAGCCGGTGGAAGTCGCAACAGAGGAAGAAGGTGGCAAGGCAGTGGCGGTTTCGGAGGCTTCCAGAACAGAGGTGGCACCTGTTAAGCTCGGCAAGTTTAGGAGTGTGGATGTTGATGTAACTGTCGGTGAAGGTGACTGTGCTGCCAATAGCAATCTGGACCAGAGGAGGTGCTTCTCCATGGGGTCCTACGAGTATGTAGTGGATGATAACAGCTTGCTTAAGGTTCCCATCGATCCACCAAAGAAGCCAAGCATCAAGAAGCCCGAATGCGATTGCCATTCAAGACGGGAAGGGTCTAAAGGATTGCTTGCACCGAGAGCTACGGAGTTCAGAGATGATGGTGGTAATTCTGGCATGAGCAGTAATCTACATGTGAAACAATGCTTCTCGGTTTCCAAGATATGGCTTCGGTCCAAGGAGAAGTCCATGGCTGATGATGACACTACCAGACGAGCCTTCTCTTTCCGATTGCCATTGCGTCAGGCGACGACCGATGAATCGAAGCTGAAGAGCTATGCCAGCCCTGCTACGACTACCTCAGAATTCAATGTTTCGGCATGGGAGAAGAAGAGTTCAAGTGAAGTAGATTTGGATGAGGAGATAGGCAGCTCTAAACATGGTAGTGTAGTTTCTGGGGCTGAGGAGTCACCTTCATTTGCCAGAAGAACACTGCTTTGGTTAGCAGGAAGACAGAACAAGGTGGGTAATCACATCTGA